A single Clavibacter nebraskensis NCPPB 2581 DNA region contains:
- a CDS encoding alpha/beta fold hydrolase, whose translation MRSPLARLTRVRRPGDVHRTESSPPRWLLLSRRYGSRAIPVDHDLERRTVLGFRIAIKVFRSPGPNAGRTLAAVPADARASFVLVHGIGVSSRYFHPVAAFLAEHGTVYAIDLPGYGESPRVLRDVTLDDHAAVVAEVIRLHGLVDPVVVGHSMGTQIVTRLAVDRPEVTDRIVLIAPTLPPRTRGLVRAALALAVDTLREPLLANAVVLGDYFLRCGIPYYLRQLPHLIDDAIEERAPRIRARTLVLVGDRDAVVDRPFARDFAARIPRGEHRVARGPHVVMYTDPLGVARAILEHARAR comes from the coding sequence ATGCGCTCCCCCCTCGCCCGGCTCACCCGCGTCCGGCGACCCGGGGACGTGCACCGCACCGAGTCCTCGCCGCCGCGCTGGCTGCTCCTGTCGCGCCGCTACGGCTCGCGCGCGATCCCCGTCGACCACGACCTGGAGCGCCGGACCGTGCTCGGGTTCCGGATCGCGATCAAGGTGTTCCGGTCGCCCGGCCCGAACGCCGGCCGCACCCTCGCCGCCGTACCCGCGGACGCGCGGGCGTCCTTCGTCCTCGTGCACGGGATCGGCGTCTCCTCGCGCTACTTCCACCCCGTGGCCGCGTTCCTGGCCGAGCACGGCACGGTGTACGCGATCGACCTGCCGGGCTACGGCGAGTCGCCGCGGGTGCTCCGGGACGTGACGCTCGACGACCACGCGGCGGTCGTGGCCGAGGTGATCCGGCTGCACGGGCTCGTCGACCCCGTCGTCGTCGGCCACTCGATGGGGACGCAGATCGTGACCAGGCTCGCCGTGGACCGGCCCGAGGTCACCGACCGCATCGTGCTCATCGCGCCCACGCTCCCGCCGCGGACCCGCGGCCTCGTGCGCGCGGCCCTCGCGCTCGCGGTCGATACCCTCCGCGAGCCGCTGCTCGCGAACGCCGTGGTGCTGGGGGACTACTTCCTGCGCTGCGGGATCCCGTACTACCTCCGGCAGCTGCCGCACCTCATCGACGACGCGATCGAGGAGCGGGCGCCGCGCATCCGCGCGCGGACGCTCGTGCTGGTGGGCGACCGGGACGCCGTGGTCGACCGCCCGTTCGCGCGCGACTTCGCCGCCCGGATCCCGCGCGGCGAGCACCGGGTGGCGCGCGGCCCGCACGTCGTGATGTACACGGATCCGCTCGGCGTCGCGCGCGCCATCCTGGAGCACGCCCGGGCCCGATGA
- a CDS encoding MFS transporter, with the protein MPDSAAPARAGGHPDGTADGRGRTVLVVAILASFVAFLDGTVVNVALPAIGEDLGGGLVVQQWVVDAYLITLGALILLAGSLSDAFGRVRVLRWGLVGFGVTSLVCAIAPTAGILIAARAAQGAAGALLVPSSLALLAQAFRGLAQAKAIGSWTAWTGTAMLVGPVLGGVLVDALDWRLVFEINVLPIAVTLVLLARLPRDAPVADGTRVDVPGAALGALGIGGPVFALIEQSRLGLGHPLVVGSLVVGVACLVLFVVRERSTPHPMLPLALFRERDFLVGNIATVGIYGALSLGGFVIAVFLQQTGGLSATAAGFALVPTTVIMLLLSTRFGVLAGRIGPRLLMGIGPIVAGGGYLLMLRATEPVDYRGQLLPGILVFGLGLSMTVAPLTATILEAVPSAQAGIASAVNNAVSRIAGLIAIAAIGLVAGPDLDVAAFHRVVLVTAALLVAGGLVSLVGIRSRPAQAAGDAAG; encoded by the coding sequence ATGCCCGACTCCGCCGCCCCCGCACGCGCGGGCGGCCACCCGGACGGCACCGCCGACGGTCGCGGACGCACGGTGCTCGTCGTCGCGATCCTCGCCTCCTTCGTCGCGTTCCTCGACGGCACGGTCGTCAACGTCGCGCTGCCCGCGATCGGGGAGGACCTCGGCGGCGGGCTCGTCGTGCAGCAGTGGGTCGTGGACGCGTACCTCATCACCCTCGGCGCGCTGATCCTCCTGGCCGGCTCCCTCTCCGACGCCTTCGGCCGCGTGCGGGTGCTCCGCTGGGGGCTCGTCGGCTTCGGCGTCACGTCGCTCGTGTGCGCGATCGCGCCGACCGCCGGGATCCTCATCGCCGCGCGCGCCGCCCAGGGTGCCGCCGGTGCCCTGCTCGTGCCGAGCTCCCTGGCCCTCCTCGCGCAGGCCTTCCGCGGACTCGCGCAGGCGAAGGCCATCGGCTCCTGGACGGCGTGGACCGGCACCGCGATGCTCGTGGGCCCCGTCCTCGGCGGCGTCCTGGTGGACGCCCTCGACTGGCGGCTCGTGTTCGAGATCAACGTGCTCCCCATCGCCGTGACCCTCGTCCTGCTCGCCCGGCTGCCGCGCGACGCGCCCGTCGCCGACGGCACGCGCGTGGACGTGCCGGGAGCGGCGCTCGGCGCCCTGGGGATCGGCGGCCCCGTCTTCGCGCTCATCGAGCAGTCGCGGCTCGGCCTCGGCCACCCGCTCGTGGTCGGCAGCCTCGTGGTCGGCGTCGCGTGCCTCGTGCTGTTCGTGGTGCGCGAGCGCTCCACCCCGCACCCGATGCTGCCGCTCGCGCTCTTCCGGGAGCGGGACTTCCTCGTCGGCAACATCGCGACCGTCGGGATCTACGGCGCGCTGTCGCTCGGCGGCTTCGTGATCGCGGTCTTCCTGCAGCAGACGGGCGGGCTGTCGGCGACGGCCGCGGGCTTCGCGCTCGTGCCGACCACCGTGATCATGCTGCTGCTGTCGACGCGCTTCGGCGTTCTGGCGGGTCGCATCGGGCCGCGGCTCCTGATGGGCATCGGGCCGATCGTCGCGGGCGGCGGCTACCTGCTGATGCTGCGCGCCACGGAACCCGTGGACTACCGGGGGCAGCTGCTCCCCGGGATCCTCGTGTTCGGCCTGGGCCTGTCGATGACGGTCGCGCCGCTGACCGCGACGATCCTCGAGGCCGTGCCGTCCGCGCAGGCGGGCATCGCGTCGGCCGTCAACAACGCCGTCTCGCGCATCGCCGGGTTGATCGCCATCGCCGCGATCGGGCTCGTGGCCGGGCCCGATCTCGACGTCGCCGCCTTCCACCGTGTGGTGCTCGTGACGGCGGCGCTCCTCGTGGCGGGCGGGCTGGTGTCCCTCGTCGGGATCCGCTCGCGTCCCGCCCAAGCCGCGGGCGACGCGGCGGGCTAG
- a CDS encoding NAD(P)H-quinone oxidoreductase, which yields MRAITFPSPGSPDVLSLTDLPDPVAGPGEVLIRVAAAGVNRADLSQRAGAYPPPAGAPTHLGLEVSGTVEAVGAGAARWGVGDRVCALLAGGGYAELVAVDERHVLPVPDGLDLVEAAGLPEVVATVWSNVVLDAGLAPGETLLVHGGSSGIGTMAIQLATRLGARVAVTAGSPAKLEACRALGAEILIDYREQDFVEALLAATDGRGADVILDAIGGDYIDRDIRALARDGRIMVIGAQSGAPTSIALGQLMARRGRIWGTTLRARDAEDKARIVAAVRADVWPAVADGSVRPVVDRVFPLAEAAAAHAHVASSQHVGKVLLAV from the coding sequence ATGCGCGCGATCACCTTCCCCTCCCCCGGTTCCCCCGACGTCCTCTCCCTCACCGACCTGCCGGATCCGGTCGCGGGTCCCGGCGAGGTGCTGATCCGCGTGGCCGCCGCCGGCGTCAACCGCGCCGACCTCAGCCAGCGCGCGGGCGCGTACCCGCCGCCCGCGGGAGCGCCGACGCACCTCGGGCTCGAGGTGTCGGGCACGGTCGAGGCGGTCGGCGCGGGCGCGGCGCGCTGGGGCGTCGGCGACCGCGTGTGCGCGCTGCTCGCCGGCGGCGGCTACGCGGAGCTCGTCGCGGTCGACGAGCGGCACGTCCTGCCGGTGCCCGACGGGCTCGACCTCGTCGAGGCGGCGGGGCTGCCCGAGGTGGTGGCGACCGTGTGGTCGAACGTCGTGCTCGACGCGGGCCTCGCGCCGGGCGAGACGCTGCTCGTGCACGGCGGGTCGAGCGGGATCGGCACCATGGCGATCCAGCTGGCCACGCGGCTCGGCGCGCGTGTGGCCGTGACCGCCGGCAGCCCCGCGAAGCTCGAGGCGTGCCGGGCGCTCGGGGCGGAGATCCTCATCGACTACCGCGAGCAGGACTTCGTGGAGGCGCTCCTCGCGGCCACCGACGGCCGCGGAGCGGATGTGATCCTCGACGCGATCGGCGGCGACTACATCGACCGCGACATCCGCGCCCTCGCGCGCGACGGCCGGATCATGGTCATCGGCGCGCAGAGCGGAGCCCCCACGAGCATCGCGCTCGGCCAGCTGATGGCCCGGCGCGGGCGGATCTGGGGCACGACGCTCCGGGCCCGCGACGCCGAGGACAAGGCGCGCATCGTCGCCGCGGTCCGGGCGGACGTGTGGCCGGCGGTGGCCGACGGATCCGTGCGCCCGGTCGTCGACCGCGTCTTCCCGCTCGCCGAGGCGGCCGCCGCGCACGCCCACGTGGCGTCGTCGCAGCACGTGGGCAAGGTGCTGCTGGCGGTCTAG
- a CDS encoding YceI family protein produces MSDTSTVPGYIAGTWTIDKTHSSVGFSIRHIMISKVKGTFKDFDAEIVTGATPEQSSVTAHATIASIDTNEPNRDQHLRTNDFFDAENHPTIDFVSTAVRVEKDGDAKVDGELTVRGVTKPVTFDVEFGGFGGDPYGNTKFGATATTVINREDFGLTYNAALETGGVLLGDKVTITLDIQAVLATPAA; encoded by the coding sequence ATGAGCGACACCAGCACCGTCCCCGGATACATCGCCGGCACCTGGACCATCGACAAGACGCACAGCTCGGTCGGCTTCAGCATCCGCCACATCATGATCAGCAAGGTCAAGGGCACGTTCAAGGACTTCGACGCCGAGATCGTGACGGGCGCCACCCCCGAGCAGAGCTCCGTCACGGCCCACGCGACCATCGCCTCGATCGACACGAACGAGCCGAACCGCGACCAGCACCTCCGCACCAACGACTTCTTCGACGCCGAGAACCACCCCACCATCGACTTCGTCTCGACCGCCGTGCGCGTCGAGAAGGACGGCGACGCCAAGGTCGACGGCGAGCTCACCGTCCGCGGCGTCACCAAGCCCGTCACGTTCGACGTCGAGTTCGGCGGCTTCGGCGGTGACCCCTACGGCAACACCAAGTTCGGCGCGACGGCCACCACGGTCATCAACCGCGAGGACTTCGGCCTCACCTACAACGCGGCCCTCGAGACCGGCGGCGTGCTGCTCGGCGACAAGGTCACCATCACGCTCGACATCCAGGCGGTCCTCGCGACCCCCGCGGCCTAG
- a CDS encoding alpha/beta fold hydrolase, with amino-acid sequence MTRPLPGYSPLELDPDPAASGLVRGTTPTRLGVVRHHHAAVRGSDTATVLLHGAAGSWTTWTPLIRTARDAGVPFADVVAIDLPGWGGSVLDAPDDEATVDAIADAVRAVVDGLGYARFRLVGHSMGGFIALHLAAQDPSRVVSVALVSPTTYSVIASVAHPVREFRLIPGFTMMLGVMRTMRRLGRPGTALIRGVGRIRLMRPVALPLFAHGWHVRRSIVDAIATEARPRAFSLAAEVTRGYDADGLWSRIACPVVAVRGDDDVFVSPDDLDLLARAVPSLRSAVIRDAGHFAHVERPAETLRALGLVP; translated from the coding sequence GTGACCCGGCCCCTGCCCGGCTACAGCCCGCTCGAGCTGGACCCGGACCCGGCGGCGTCCGGACTCGTGCGGGGCACCACCCCGACCCGCCTCGGCGTGGTCCGGCACCACCACGCCGCGGTGCGCGGGTCGGACACGGCAACGGTGCTGCTGCACGGCGCCGCCGGATCCTGGACCACCTGGACGCCGCTGATCCGCACCGCGCGCGACGCGGGCGTGCCGTTCGCGGACGTGGTCGCGATCGACCTGCCCGGCTGGGGCGGCTCCGTGCTCGACGCGCCCGACGACGAGGCGACGGTCGACGCCATCGCCGACGCCGTCCGCGCCGTGGTCGACGGCCTCGGCTACGCGCGCTTCCGGCTCGTCGGCCACTCCATGGGCGGCTTCATCGCCCTGCACCTGGCCGCGCAGGACCCCTCCCGCGTCGTCTCCGTGGCGCTCGTCTCGCCCACGACGTACTCCGTGATCGCGAGCGTCGCGCATCCCGTGCGGGAGTTCCGGCTCATCCCGGGCTTCACGATGATGCTCGGCGTGATGCGCACCATGCGCCGCCTCGGACGCCCCGGCACCGCGCTCATCCGCGGCGTCGGCCGCATCCGCCTCATGCGGCCGGTCGCGCTGCCGCTGTTCGCCCACGGCTGGCACGTGCGCCGCTCGATCGTCGACGCGATCGCGACTGAGGCGCGCCCCCGCGCGTTCTCGCTGGCCGCGGAGGTGACGCGCGGCTACGACGCGGACGGCCTCTGGTCGCGCATCGCGTGCCCGGTGGTCGCGGTGCGCGGCGACGACGACGTGTTCGTCTCCCCGGACGACCTCGACCTGCTGGCGCGCGCGGTGCCGTCGCTGCGGTCGGCGGTGATCCGCGACGCCGGCCACTTCGCGCACGTGGAGCGCCCGGCCGAGACGCTGCGCGCGCTCGGCCTCGTCCCCTGA
- a CDS encoding FUSC family protein: MRITTTVRTTTRIPFVQVVKTSVAAIIAWFVCIALLPAQLPIFATIAALLVVQPSINQTFGKAVERSLGVITGVLLALVLGLALGTSSGVVLLAVVVAVLVGWVFRLTPGSSTQIPISAMLVLAIGQLSPVYAVDRIVETILGAAIGVVVNIAIAPPVLHEASRRAVVGLAGDCAAALDRLAGALSEPVDRAELDRMLARARELRPRHTKAVAEVDRGLESLTLNPLRRRHRALLEADRELLATLTVLVNRVVGMTRAVHDRYDPSLAEEPVVRGIATELTRAAHDVRLLAEHALPGDGRANGADPREEPALTAPLVVLQPSEEHWILIGSLLEDIRRIRSEIIGGAE; the protein is encoded by the coding sequence GTGCGCATCACCACGACCGTCCGCACCACCACGCGGATCCCGTTCGTCCAGGTGGTCAAGACCTCCGTCGCCGCGATCATCGCCTGGTTCGTGTGCATCGCCCTGCTGCCCGCGCAGCTGCCCATCTTCGCGACCATCGCGGCGCTGCTCGTGGTGCAGCCGAGCATCAACCAGACCTTCGGCAAGGCGGTCGAGCGCAGCCTCGGCGTGATCACGGGCGTGCTGCTGGCGCTCGTCCTCGGCCTCGCGCTCGGCACGTCGAGCGGGGTGGTGCTGCTCGCGGTCGTCGTCGCCGTGCTGGTGGGCTGGGTGTTCCGGCTGACGCCCGGGTCGAGCACGCAGATCCCCATCAGCGCGATGCTCGTGCTCGCCATCGGCCAGCTCTCGCCCGTCTATGCGGTCGACCGCATCGTGGAGACGATCCTCGGCGCGGCCATCGGCGTGGTCGTCAACATCGCGATCGCCCCGCCCGTGCTGCACGAGGCGAGCCGCCGCGCCGTGGTCGGCCTCGCGGGCGACTGCGCCGCCGCCCTCGACCGGCTGGCGGGCGCGCTGTCCGAGCCCGTCGACCGCGCGGAGCTCGACCGCATGCTCGCGCGCGCCCGCGAGCTCCGGCCGCGGCACACGAAGGCCGTCGCCGAGGTCGACCGGGGCCTCGAGAGCCTCACCCTCAACCCGCTCCGGCGGCGGCACCGCGCGCTGCTCGAGGCCGACCGGGAGCTCCTCGCGACGCTCACGGTGCTCGTGAACCGCGTGGTCGGCATGACGCGCGCCGTGCACGACCGCTACGACCCGTCGCTCGCCGAGGAGCCCGTGGTGCGCGGGATCGCGACGGAGCTGACGCGCGCCGCCCACGACGTGCGGCTCCTCGCCGAGCACGCGCTGCCGGGCGACGGCCGCGCGAACGGCGCCGACCCGCGGGAGGAGCCCGCGCTCACGGCGCCGCTCGTGGTGCTGCAGCCGAGCGAGGAGCACTGGATCCTCATCGGCTCGCTGCTGGAGGACATCCGCCGCATCCGCTCGGAGATCATCGGCGGCGCCGAGTGA
- a CDS encoding DNA polymerase III subunit alpha, giving the protein MSFTHLHVASAFSAHFGTSAPEALVDRVASEGASAAAITDRDGLYGAVRHIRRSIAAGVSPVVGAELGLTGEHPGRITVLAHGGTRGQGWAALSRLISASHGRGTARSTARSAQAGIARTRPPAFLLGEEGPVGTVMLGPDSDVGRAVAAGDHALASRHLAEWARLLPGAVVVEVVCHFTEPGESASLRHAARMLELADAHRVPAVLTNAARYLEPDDALTGDVLDSAGTLRPLGSFRPQPNGQAWLKTPAEMQGIAREVAGASSLDRRAGEALLRATEELADRCRLDPDADLAWRKPKLPEKSVIGVTGDPDEALWRKAEVGVTERFGHVDEAMRQRVLARMRTELTTITGFGFATYFLTVADVCALMRDMGVRNQARGSGAGSLVNYLLRISNVDPLEHDLLFERFLGKVRSTLPDIDIDVESARRHEVYHRVFERYGSNRVTLLSMQNTYRARGAARDAGLALDLDEQQIDFIAKNIWRFNAREFRAVLETKPELKPIADLVRDDPSIDLLVDLTERLDRLPRHISMHPCGVILGDSDLLSTSPVQPSGMGLPMSQFDKDDIDDMGLLKLDILGVRMQSTMAYALDEIHRIHGTRSAVAGGIPVDARYVHRDGRIELDEIPHDDEETFQAIRTTHTLGMFQIESPGQRELIGKMQPDVYEDLIADISLFRPGPMKGNMVAPFLDTKHGITRPDYLHPRFAPFLASTFGVVIYHEQVIRIFADCMQVSLAEADELRRNMERMDTVVEQAFRERTTAHVDGRTGRRPFSDADVERIWKALKGFGSFGFCKAHGAAFALPTWQSAWLKTHYPAEFLAGILTHDPGMYPKRLLLTEARRMGVPVLPLDVNRSTGVYRVERVAGEGTTGRTRIGELGIRLSLQDVHGMSQAELERIERGQPYDSISDFYAKAQPSRALLERLAAVGALDSLATSDEDAAAARGAASRGDVMAFARRLTARAARPQDPAGQLPLFVDDRDLIPRGSPDPDGRARVAAELDILQMEVTEHVLESYRPMLDELGVIPASQLLEVRSGSEVVVAGIRIATQTPPMRSGKRVVFISLDDGSGCSDSTFFDEAQQKAGPMLFGTRLLVIRGRTRRTGERGVSIQAEEAWDLKEMWARWQDARRQGDGGADGMDDAAQVA; this is encoded by the coding sequence GTGAGCTTCACCCACCTGCACGTCGCGTCCGCCTTCTCCGCCCACTTCGGCACCTCGGCGCCCGAGGCGCTCGTCGACCGGGTCGCGTCCGAGGGCGCGTCGGCCGCGGCGATCACCGACCGCGACGGGCTGTACGGGGCCGTCCGCCACATCCGCCGCTCCATCGCCGCCGGGGTCTCCCCCGTCGTCGGCGCGGAGCTCGGGCTCACGGGCGAGCACCCGGGCCGCATCACGGTGCTCGCGCACGGCGGCACCCGCGGCCAGGGCTGGGCGGCGCTCAGCCGGCTCATCAGCGCGAGCCACGGGCGCGGCACGGCGAGGAGCACCGCCCGCAGCGCCCAGGCCGGCATCGCGCGCACCCGGCCGCCCGCGTTCCTGCTCGGCGAGGAGGGGCCCGTCGGCACCGTCATGCTCGGGCCCGACTCGGACGTCGGCCGCGCCGTCGCGGCGGGCGACCACGCGCTCGCCTCCCGCCACCTGGCCGAGTGGGCCCGGCTCCTGCCCGGCGCGGTCGTCGTCGAGGTGGTCTGCCACTTCACCGAGCCCGGCGAGTCCGCCAGCCTCCGCCACGCCGCCCGCATGCTCGAGCTCGCCGACGCCCACCGCGTCCCCGCCGTGCTCACCAACGCCGCGCGGTACCTCGAGCCCGACGACGCGCTCACGGGAGACGTGCTCGACTCCGCGGGCACGCTGCGGCCGCTCGGGTCGTTCCGCCCGCAGCCCAACGGCCAGGCGTGGCTCAAGACCCCGGCCGAGATGCAGGGCATCGCGCGGGAGGTCGCGGGTGCGTCGTCCCTCGACCGCCGGGCGGGCGAGGCGCTGCTGCGCGCCACGGAGGAGCTCGCCGACCGCTGCCGGCTGGATCCCGACGCCGACCTCGCCTGGCGGAAGCCGAAGCTGCCGGAGAAGTCCGTGATCGGCGTCACCGGCGACCCGGACGAGGCGCTCTGGCGGAAGGCCGAGGTCGGCGTCACCGAGCGGTTCGGGCACGTCGACGAGGCCATGCGGCAGCGCGTGCTCGCCCGCATGCGCACCGAGCTCACCACCATCACGGGCTTCGGCTTCGCCACCTACTTCCTCACGGTCGCCGACGTGTGCGCGCTCATGCGCGACATGGGCGTGCGCAACCAGGCGCGGGGATCCGGCGCGGGCAGCCTCGTCAACTACCTGCTGCGCATCTCCAACGTGGACCCGCTCGAGCACGACCTGCTGTTCGAGCGCTTCCTCGGCAAGGTGCGCTCGACGCTGCCCGACATCGACATCGACGTGGAGTCCGCGCGCCGGCACGAGGTGTACCACCGCGTGTTCGAGAGGTACGGCAGCAACCGGGTCACCCTGCTCTCGATGCAGAACACCTACCGGGCCCGCGGCGCCGCGCGCGACGCGGGGCTCGCGCTCGACCTCGACGAGCAGCAGATCGACTTCATCGCCAAGAACATCTGGCGCTTCAACGCGCGCGAGTTCCGGGCGGTGCTCGAGACCAAGCCGGAGCTCAAGCCCATCGCCGACCTCGTGCGCGACGACCCGAGCATCGACCTGCTGGTCGACCTCACCGAGCGGCTCGACCGGCTCCCCCGGCACATCTCCATGCACCCGTGCGGCGTGATCCTCGGCGACTCCGACCTGCTGAGCACGAGCCCCGTGCAGCCGAGCGGCATGGGCCTGCCGATGAGCCAGTTCGACAAGGACGACATCGACGACATGGGGCTCCTGAAGCTCGACATCCTCGGCGTGCGGATGCAGAGCACCATGGCGTACGCGCTGGACGAGATCCACCGCATCCACGGCACGCGCTCGGCGGTCGCGGGCGGCATCCCGGTCGACGCGCGCTACGTGCACCGCGACGGGCGCATCGAGCTCGACGAGATCCCGCACGACGACGAGGAGACGTTCCAGGCCATCCGCACCACGCACACGCTCGGCATGTTCCAGATCGAGTCGCCCGGGCAGCGCGAGCTCATCGGCAAGATGCAGCCGGACGTCTACGAGGACCTCATCGCCGACATCTCGCTGTTCCGGCCGGGGCCCATGAAGGGCAACATGGTCGCGCCGTTCCTCGACACGAAGCACGGCATCACCCGGCCCGACTACCTGCACCCCCGGTTCGCGCCGTTCCTCGCGTCCACGTTCGGCGTCGTCATCTACCACGAGCAGGTCATCCGGATCTTCGCCGACTGCATGCAGGTCTCTCTCGCGGAGGCCGACGAGCTGCGCCGCAACATGGAGCGGATGGACACGGTGGTCGAGCAGGCGTTCCGGGAGCGCACGACCGCGCACGTCGACGGGCGCACGGGCCGGCGTCCCTTCTCGGACGCCGACGTCGAGCGCATCTGGAAGGCACTGAAGGGCTTCGGCTCGTTCGGGTTCTGCAAGGCGCACGGCGCCGCGTTCGCGCTGCCCACCTGGCAGAGCGCGTGGCTGAAGACGCACTACCCGGCGGAGTTCCTCGCGGGGATCCTCACGCATGACCCCGGCATGTACCCCAAGCGCCTGCTCCTCACCGAGGCCCGGCGCATGGGCGTGCCCGTGCTGCCGCTCGACGTGAACCGGTCGACCGGCGTCTACCGGGTCGAGCGCGTCGCGGGCGAGGGGACGACGGGACGCACGCGCATCGGCGAGCTGGGGATCCGGCTGTCGCTGCAGGACGTGCACGGGATGAGCCAGGCGGAGCTGGAGCGCATCGAGCGGGGCCAGCCCTACGACTCCATCAGCGACTTCTACGCGAAGGCGCAGCCGTCGCGCGCGCTGCTCGAGCGGCTGGCCGCGGTGGGCGCGCTCGACTCGCTCGCGACGTCCGACGAGGACGCCGCCGCCGCCCGCGGGGCCGCGTCGCGCGGCGACGTGATGGCGTTCGCCCGGCGGCTCACGGCGCGCGCGGCCCGGCCCCAGGATCCGGCCGGCCAGCTGCCGCTCTTCGTCGACGACCGCGACCTCATCCCGCGCGGCTCGCCCGACCCCGACGGCCGGGCGCGCGTCGCCGCCGAGCTCGACATCCTGCAGATGGAGGTCACCGAGCACGTGCTGGAGAGCTACCGGCCCATGCTCGACGAGCTCGGGGTCATCCCGGCGAGCCAGCTGCTCGAGGTGCGCAGCGGCTCCGAGGTGGTGGTCGCGGGGATCCGCATCGCCACGCAGACGCCGCCCATGCGCAGCGGCAAGCGCGTCGTCTTCATCAGCCTCGACGACGGCTCGGGCTGCTCGGACTCCACCTTCTTCGACGAGGCGCAGCAGAAGGCCGGGCCCATGCTGTTCGGCACGCGGCTGCTCGTGATCCGGGGGCGCACCCGGCGCACGGGCGAGCGCGGCGTCTCCATCCAGGCGGAGGAAGCGTGGGACCTCAAGGAGATGTGGGCGCGCTGGCAGGACGCGAGGCGGCAGGGCGACGGCGGGGCCGACGGGATGGACGACGCGGCCCAGGTCGCCTGA